A window of Malania oleifera isolate guangnan ecotype guangnan chromosome 5, ASM2987363v1, whole genome shotgun sequence contains these coding sequences:
- the LOC131155294 gene encoding uncharacterized protein LOC131155294 translates to MEGASATVLRRLRGYWRRKGYERLDGSGRRGQKGRRMDLARLGAPRPRRRSWRIRVVPKLRFLRRCSPGKFLRRLRDAYVKMMLSFANSRILAGTGYGGAVGYGGAYGFGSAPRKEYDDKMIVEIYKVMLAQTQSQALRRDAACGGSNAAAAGKDLVCLQ, encoded by the coding sequence ATGGAGGGCGCATCCGCGACCGTGCTCCGGCGACTTAGGGGGTACTGGCGCCGTAAGGGCTACGAGCGCCTCGACGGGTCCGGGCGGCGCGGCCAGAAGGGCCGCCGCATGGACCTGGCGAGGCTGGGGGCTCCACGGCCGCGGAGGCGGTCGTGGCGGATCCGGGTTGTCCCGAAGCTTAGGTTTCTCCGCCGGTGCTCGCCGGGGAAGTTCTTGCGGCGGCTGCGGGACGCGTACGTGAAGATGATGCTGTCGTTCGCCAACTCGCGGATTCTGGCCGGAACCGGCTACGGTGGGGCAGTCGGGTACGGCGGTGCGTACGGCTTCGGGTCAGCTCCGAGGAaggagtatgacgataaaatgaTCGTCGAGATCTACAAGGTTATGCTGGCACAGACTCAGTCGCAGGCGTTGCGTCGCGACGCCGCCTGCGGCGGCAGCAACGCCGCTGCTGCCGGGAAAGATTTGGTTTGCCTACAGTAG